AAGAAGACATTCATGGGCGTAGGGAAATAGCGACAGGAAGGCTGCAAATCACCTTCTCGCCCAACCAACCTAACACCGAGGATTCCGCAATCCGGATGAGACTCCATGTAATCGAGGGTCTTGCTTAGCGAATCGGCGTCAACGAAGGCATCGGTATTGAGAAGCAACGCGTACTTGCCCTGCAGATGCTCCACAAGTTGATTATTGGCTCGACCAAAGCCAACATTATTTTCATTGGCGAGCAAAATGGCTTCTGGGCAAATAGTTGCCATGCACTCCAGCGAATTATCGGCAGAGGCATTATCCACAACTAAATAGCGCGGTTGATCCGCACTGGTTGACTGGCGCAACGCATTGAACATGGGTTGCAACAGGCCTGCTGTATTGTAATTAACGACCAACACATCAAGAGAAGCACTATTCATTAATGCGCTCACCAAAAAAGTGCTTCACTCTCATCTCCATAAGTATCGGCTCAACTTTTGGATCATATAAAACAGTGCGTTGACTGATGATGTCCATCCACGGATAGTCAACACAACGTTCCTCAAGCTTTAACACCAGTTCCTCAACCGAACAGAGCACTTTCGCAGGATTCCCCCCGACCACCATACCGGGTGGGACATCTCTGGTAACCACAGCGCCTGCCGCGACAATTGAATCCGGACCTATGGTTACGCGTGGCATGATCATGGCGCCATGCCCGATAAAGCAGTTATCGAGTATGTCGACAGGTCCGACGGAATCAAGTGTTTTACCGAAGCGATAAGCCAACAGGCCAGCGACGCCATCATGCCCGAACACCGTGCAATCAGATAAGCCTACATTGTTGCCGATTCGTAGCAATGAAGGATCGGTTATGTTGCACCCAAGATTGATCCAGACATTTTTACCGATCGAGTGCAACGCTCCCCAGCGCACCAGATATTGAGCCCATTGGAAGCCGTCGGGATTGCAAAATCGTTGATAAAGCCAGCGTCCTCGCCCCGTTGCCATGACAAATTTACCTACAGCCCGCCTTGCCAGCCCAATCATCCTTTTAGCCTCAAAATTCCAGCGATTTATAGTTATACCAAGTCAAATGCACCTTGGTTTTTTTATTGATTGTAGTATCAGGAATACCTGCCCGCCGCTGGACTTGCTTGATAATTAAGGTGATCTGCCAGCCTTAGCGCGAGCTGCAGAAGCGGCATGGTCGGATTACAGGCGCCACTGGTAGCAAACACGCTGCTACCGGCAACGTACAGATTGTCGGTGCCGAACACTTTGCAGTTCTCGTCGACAACCCCGAACTCGGGCGTCGCCGCCATCCGGGTCGTGCCCATATGATGAGCATGGGGATTCACTTTCAATGGTGAATCGACATCATAAACGCAGTCGTCCAGCTTGACGAAACCGAGTTCCGCCTCGGCAAAACACTTCGCCACCTCCAGCCCTATGCACTTAATGGTATTCCTGTCCTCAACGCTCAGTTCCCAATTGACGTTGACCTTGTTCATACCCAGCTCATCCCGCTCGTCAAGCAGCACTATGCGACTGTTCCGGTTGGGAAATTGTTCAATCATCGTGGTGAGGACACCATCTCCCGGGCAATTGAACTTGGTAATGAAATCAACCTTATGCGCCCAGCCTGCGTCGCACATAAGGTTTTCGAGAAAACTCTTGATAATCGCCGATCGTCCATAGGTTTGTACTTCAGCCAGTAGAGTGGCCGACACATTACCCTTGCCTGAACGGTTCTCCGTCACAAACGCATCGGTGGTGAAATACTGTCGAGGCTTCCTGTCCTGGCCGTCTCTCAGAATGAAAGTGCCCATTTCGACATTCAGGTGTTCCATAAAACAACGACCGACAAAACCATCCTTGCTCACGACACCGCCAGCGACCAG
The Pseudomonas sp. MYb327 DNA segment above includes these coding regions:
- a CDS encoding GMC family oxidoreductase; its protein translation is MIKDYQSQKELRDLYDFCIIGGGPAGITLALRLAGYGFQVVLIEGGGHEYSLPSQNLYKCSLSGLNVYPEETRLRYLGGTSNHWAGRCRPFERSDFAVAPPVGLPGWPIAFSEIERNLPAAMAILDLPAGSGFKTINASLDAADFEADRFLLSPPTRFAQKYAKELNETDGLDVFINCNCVDLEFDSQTGRIAAVVVSDYERRREPLKATHFILATGAIENARQLLNSQSLVAGGVVSKDGFVGRCFMEHLNVEMGTFILRDGQDRKPRQYFTTDAFVTENRSGKGNVSATLLAEVQTYGRSAIIKSFLENLMCDAGWAHKVDFITKFNCPGDGVLTTMIEQFPNRNSRIVLLDERDELGMNKVNVNWELSVEDRNTIKCIGLEVAKCFAEAELGFVKLDDCVYDVDSPLKVNPHAHHMGTTRMAATPEFGVVDENCKVFGTDNLYVAGSSVFATSGACNPTMPLLQLALRLADHLNYQASPAAGRYS
- a CDS encoding acyltransferase; its protein translation is MIGLARRAVGKFVMATGRGRWLYQRFCNPDGFQWAQYLVRWGALHSIGKNVWINLGCNITDPSLLRIGNNVGLSDCTVFGHDGVAGLLAYRFGKTLDSVGPVDILDNCFIGHGAMIMPRVTIGPDSIVAAGAVVTRDVPPGMVVGGNPAKVLCSVEELVLKLEERCVDYPWMDIISQRTVLYDPKVEPILMEMRVKHFFGERINE